Proteins encoded in a region of the Panicum hallii strain FIL2 chromosome 3, PHallii_v3.1, whole genome shotgun sequence genome:
- the LOC112885287 gene encoding retinitis pigmentosa 1-like 1 protein, protein MGPEPEVTTPPRPEAAPQEEGTRPAATTEASATEPGIEVGPSPAELAAEGTAATAEAAAPEAAEVAAPEATGVAAPEAAETAAPEVDEVASSAAPPAEEVEPEWEKLEAERHRLSDWEVRLGDRINSVSARYAEERAKLAQGRELLQEELEQARAREAAALQREKEARRRETEALEGLIAVEEMKVALADRERVARELAAQARKASAAIEAEKSALADLAAAAAKKEEWLAAREAEELFS, encoded by the exons ATGGGCCCGGAGCCGGAGGTCACCACACCGCCGCGACCCGAAgctgccccccaggaggagggcACCAGGCCCGCTGCGACGACCGAGGCATCGGCAACAGAGCCGGGCATCGAGGTCGGGCCCTCTCCAGCTGAGCTAGCAGCAGAGGGGACCGCTGCCACGGCGGAGGCTGCAGCgccagaggcagcggaggtggctGCACCGGAGGCGACAGGggtggcggcaccggaggcagcaGAGACAGCGGCACCGGAGGTCGACGAAGTTGCCAGCAGCGCCGCCCCACCGGCAGAGGAGgtggaaccggag tgggagaagctggaggccgaGCGCCACcgactctccgactgggaggtccgcctgggcGACCGCATCAACtccgtctccgcccgctacgccgaggagcgcgccaagctcgcgCAGGGGCGCGAGCTTCtacaggaggagctggagcaagcTCGCgcccgggaggcggcggcgctccaacGGGAGAAGGAGGCCAGGCGGCGGGAAACTGAAGCCCTTGAGGGGCTGATCGCCGTGGAGGAGATGAAGGTGGCGTTAGCAGACAGGGAGCGGGtcgcccgggagctggcggcCCAGGCCAGGAAGGCGTCAGCAGCGATCGAGGCGGAGAAGTCCGCCCTCGCAgatttggcggcggcggcagcaaagaaagaagaatggCTGGCCGCCcgtgaagcagaggag